A window of Festucalex cinctus isolate MCC-2025b chromosome 6, RoL_Fcin_1.0, whole genome shotgun sequence contains these coding sequences:
- the LOC144020805 gene encoding putative methyltransferase NSUN7 → MEYKEALASGPPARPLPDIPPSDQALLQAAAIFQHLRTEKPLKHQFVHYEKKTDTLSLPESGDKNTEQQALQLAFSTLKYQDLLEEMMMDSRFHTSQHIPHDLLPLAMVMLCDFRDRSFMPRERSPNEEDKPEQEVRDLESKLHKCKTKLAASLARCRVKYGLRSASRILSEPVRSKQQQARLLPVYAWVNTLRTSVEEVCEELRLSGMSEVDHVAEVGESAFSRDPLCLDTLILPQKLPASTQLSHLTAIHTLNIQDRSVCLAASALRPLLFDSTDVLVAGFFSALTVARVATVAAAFSGSVLVCGGDHTTSQLKDIQELLHQMDVKNVRILPEAFFGLDERDSAIEHLKVIMVFPQCSSSALSDPVDTIHREHGDWNLLQDLSRGLVSQSNINKFMTQQARLLARAITFPQVQTVLYCTRSVYGKENEQLVNRVLEKTHITSKLLPFRVNGPIYPEDTQSEDTTGCKFFRLEPSSVTNGCFVARLSRQADPTKVETVQEVLAKAAAEGLLDGLFPAKQKKSKSKKNPVRRSKEEDKGEGEVKGDEEGRHKKKRRKRKIKPTHSKVVSKQHSTGHNMRKKKVTTHTHRKKRIVKSKARKIPRLTLALISSSKPFTHAATEHESPTISAKKYPTSARPMGQNTQTKKATKTPASEAGGPMTSYMEEMVSRVDIKSDLVCSSLNSESETCIKKTSASTSQHTSSSHS, encoded by the exons ATGGAGTACAAGGAGGCACTCGCTTCTGGTCCACCTG CTCGCCCTCTTCCTGACATCCCTCCGTCAGATCAAGCTCTCCTgcaggcggcggccatcttccaACATCTACGAACGGAGAAACCGCTCAAGCATCAGTTTGTGCATTATGAGAAGAAGACGGACACGCTGTCTCTGCCAGAGAGCGGAGATAAGAACACTGAGCAACAGGCCTTGCAGTTGGCCTTCAGTACCCTCAAAT ACCAAGATTTACTGGAGGAGATGATGATGGACAGCCGCTTCCACACATCGCAGCATATT CCTCATGACCTACTGCCACTCGCAATGGTGATGCTGTGCGACTTCCGTGATCGAAGCTTTATGCCTCGTGAGCGTTCACCAAATGAAGAGGACAAGCCCGAGCAAGAAGTGAGAGATCTTGAAAGCAAGCTACACAA gtGTAAAACAAAGCTGGCAGCCTCTCTGGCTCGCTGCAGGGTCAAATATGGCCTGCGCAGTGCTTCTCGCATTCTATCTGAACCCGTGAGGAGCAAACAACAGCAAGCGAGACTTCTTCCTGTGTATGCATGGGTCAACACTCTCAGAACCAG TGTGGAGGAAGTGTGCGAGGAATTGCGACTCAGCGGGATGTCTGAGGTGGACCATGTGGCTGAAGTGGGTGAATCAGCATTCAGCAGAGACCCACTCTGTCTCGACACACTCATCCTACCCCAAAAGCTGCCTGCCTCCACTCAGCTCAGCCACCTCACTGCTATACACACACTTAACATACAG GACAGAAGTGTGTGCTTGGCTGCAAGCGCGTTACGCCCGCTCTTGTTCGACAGCACTGACGTCCTGGTGGCGGGCTTCTTCTCAGCCCTGACTGTGGCCCGTGTGGCCACTGTGGCGGCTGCCTTTTCAGGCAGCGTGCTGGTGTGCGGTGGTGATCATACCACATCACAACTTAAGGACATACAGGAGCTATTGCATCAAATGGATGtgaaaa ACGTGCGCATCCTGCCTGAAGCGTTCTTTGGTCTGGATGAGAGGGACTCTGCCATTGAGCATTTAAAGGTCATCATGGTGTTTCCTCAGTGCTCATCGTCTGCCCTCAGTGATCCTGTGGACACCATCCATCGTGAACATGGAG ACTGGAATCTACTGCAAGACTTGTCTCGTGGTTTAGTATCCCAGAGCAACATAAACAAATTTATGACTCAGCAAGCAAGACTACTGGCCCGCGCCATAACCT TTCCACAGGTTCAGACTGTGCTCTACTGCACACGCTCAGTGTATGGGAAGGAAAATGAGCAGCTGGTGAATAGAGTGttagaaaaaacacacattaccTCCAAACTGCTGCCATTCAG GGTGAATGGACCCATTTACCCCGAAGACACTCAGTCAGAAGACACCACAGGCTGCAAATTCTTCAGACTGGAACCCTCTTCGGTCACTAACGGCTGCTTTGTGGCCCGTTTGTCTCGACAG GCGGATCCAACTAAGGTCGAAACAGTCCAGGAAGTGCTAGCGAAGGCAGCAGCCGAAGGCCTCCTGGACGGACTTTTCCCTGCGAAGCAAAAGAAGTCGAAAAGCAAGAAGAATCCAGTACGCCGTTCCAAGGAAGAAGACAAAGGTGAAGGAGAGGTCAAGGGTGACGAGGAAGGAagacacaagaaaaaaagacgCAAACGAAAGATCAAACCAACACACAGCAAGGTAGTCTCCAAGCAACATTCAACAGGCCACAACATGAGGAAGAAAAAAGTAACAACACATACGCATCGCAAGAAGCGGATAGTCAAGAGCAAAGCAAGAAAGATCCCTCGTCTGACACTCGCGCTGATATCCTCCAGCAAACCTTTCACCCACGCAGCCACCGAGCATGAGTCACCGACCATCTCAgcgaaaaaataccccacttctGCCAGACCAATGGGACAAAACACACAGACCAAGAAGGCAACCAAAACACCAGCGAGTGAAGCAGGAGGTCCAATGACGAGCTACATGGAGGAGATGGTCTCCAGAGTGGATATAAAGTCAGATTTGGTCTGCAGCTCCCTGAACAGCGAGAGCGAGACGTGCATCAAGAAGACTTCAGCCTCCACATCCCAGCATACTTCATCATCACACTCTTGA